Proteins encoded by one window of Chondromyces crocatus:
- a CDS encoding ferredoxin--NADP reductase, whose product MIRETEEAVTLHLVDPEGSPFVFLPGQFLTLLVELEGETLRRAYSICSGLDEPTGGVAVTVKRVPNGRVSSLLVTQARPGDLLGVLGPSGNFTVSPDAARRRDLVLIGGGSGITPLFSMAQSVLAREPASTVRLLFANRSWDEIIFRAALESLEETYSGRFTVRHVLESAPEGWQGGLGRLDVEGCTAELEGLAGAIDETLEPPEFFVCGPEGLMAVVRDALRALRVPASRIHEERFASPGQLTSPASSSSPGQSAGSTTASAPQPLTLGGRGQGRTVVASAGQTLLEAGLGAGVAMPFSCAVGGCGACKVRLVLGSVEMEEPNCLSSEERARGFVLACASRATSAVTVEVP is encoded by the coding sequence GTGATCCGTGAAACGGAAGAGGCCGTGACGCTGCACCTGGTGGATCCAGAGGGGTCCCCGTTCGTTTTCCTTCCAGGACAGTTCCTGACGCTCCTCGTCGAGCTCGAGGGGGAGACGCTGCGGCGGGCTTACTCCATCTGCTCAGGACTCGACGAACCGACGGGAGGGGTCGCCGTCACTGTGAAGCGGGTCCCGAACGGGCGTGTGTCGAGCCTCCTCGTTACCCAGGCGCGTCCAGGAGATCTGCTGGGTGTCCTGGGCCCTTCGGGGAACTTCACCGTATCTCCGGACGCGGCGCGGCGTCGGGACCTGGTCTTGATCGGCGGAGGGAGCGGTATCACGCCGCTGTTCTCCATGGCGCAGAGCGTTCTCGCGCGAGAGCCAGCGAGCACGGTGCGGCTGCTCTTCGCCAATCGCTCCTGGGATGAGATCATTTTCCGCGCTGCGCTCGAGTCGCTCGAGGAGACGTACTCCGGCCGGTTCACGGTGCGTCACGTGCTGGAGTCTGCTCCCGAGGGGTGGCAGGGCGGGCTCGGGCGGCTGGACGTCGAAGGATGCACAGCGGAGCTGGAGGGGCTCGCAGGAGCGATCGACGAGACGCTGGAGCCGCCAGAGTTCTTCGTCTGCGGGCCGGAAGGACTGATGGCGGTGGTCCGAGACGCGCTGCGCGCCCTCCGTGTACCAGCCTCCCGGATCCACGAGGAGCGCTTCGCCTCTCCCGGTCAGCTCACGTCACCCGCCTCATCCAGCTCACCAGGCCAGAGCGCAGGCTCCACCACGGCGAGCGCCCCTCAGCCACTCACCCTGGGCGGGCGTGGGCAAGGGCGGACGGTGGTCGCAAGCGCAGGACAGACCCTCCTCGAAGCAGGACTCGGCGCAGGCGTCGCGATGCCTTTCTCGTGCGCCGTGGGAGGTTGCGGCGCGTGCAAGGTGAGGCTCGTGCTCGGAAGCGTGGAGATGGAGGAGCCGAATTGCTTGAGCTCGGAAGAGCGAGCGCGTGGGTTCGTTCTCGCCTGTGCGTCGAGGGCGACGAGCGCCGTCACGGTCGAGGTGCCGTGA